In the Gossypium raimondii isolate GPD5lz chromosome 9, ASM2569854v1, whole genome shotgun sequence genome, one interval contains:
- the LOC105798323 gene encoding cinnamoyl-CoA reductase-like SNL6 has translation MGIARTHDEDYETREFKTLVALAAMERRKDNGEFKGLTSHSSIVDLQDKLVCVTSGASFFGFALVNRLLLHGYFVRVLVANQEDVEKLREMEISGEMMGCKSKISVVVAKPNEIQGLMEAFDGCCGVFHTSSFADPAGLSGYSKSMAEMEGKASENVMKACARTPSVKHCVLTSSLLACIWRDNSQYEFPPLVNHNCWSNESLCVDKKLWYALGKLKAEKVAWKIAEEMSLNLTTICPGLITGHEFSYRNPTATIAYLKGAQEMYANGLLATVDVRRLAEAHVSVFEAMKTTTAFGRYICFDRIIQCEDEAEKLADEIGIPRNKISGNSSDCVFPNCFELSNKKLANLMSRTLRSCYGES, from the exons ATGGGAATTGCAAGGACACATGATGAAGATTATGAAACAAGGGAGTTCAAGACTCTTGTTGCCTTAGCTGCCATGGAAAGAAGAAAAGACAATGGAGAATTCAAAGGCTTGACCTCGCATTCTTCCATTGTTGATCTTCAAGACAAGCTTGTTTGTGTTACCAGTGGTGCTTCTTTCTTTGGGTTTGCCTTAGTTAATCGTCTCTTGCTCCATGGATACTTTGTTCGAGTGCTAGTTGCTAATCAAG AAGATGTAGAGAAGCTGAGGGAAATGGAGATTTCAGGGGAGATGATGGGTTGTAAGAGCAAAATATCTGTGGTAGTGGCTAAACCAAATGAAATCCAGGGGCTAATGGAAGCTTTTGATGGGTGTTGTGGGGTATTTCACACCTCTTCTTTCGCTGACCCAGCCGGCCTCTCTGGTTATTCT AAATCCATGGCTGAAATGGAAGGAAAAGCCAGTGAAAATGTGATGAAAGCATGTGCAAGAACACCATCTGTCAAGCACTGTGTGCTCACTTCTTCGCTTTTGGCTTGCATTTGGAGAGATAACTCCCAATATGAATTCCCCCCTTTGGTTAACCATAACTGTTGGAGCAATGAATCACTTTGCGTGGATAAAAAG CTTTGGTATGCATTGGGGAAGCTGAAGGCTGAGAAAGTTGCATGGAAAATAGCTGAAGAAATGAGCTTAAATTTGACCACTATTTGTCCAGGACTCATTACAGGCCATGAATTCTCCTATAGAAATCCAACAGCAACAATAGCTTATCTTAAgg gAGCTCAAGAAATGTATGCAAATGGTTTATTGGCCACTGTTGATGTAAGAAGATTGGCTGAGGCACATGTATCGGTGTTCGAGGCAATGAAAACGACGACAGCATTTGGAAGGTACATTTGCTTCGACCGAATCATTCAGTGCGAGGATGAAGCCGAGAAGTTGGCCGATGAAATCGGGATTCCAAGAAACAAGATTTCAGGGAATTCATCGGATTGTGTTTTCCCTAATTGCTTTGAATTATCAAACAAGAAACTTGCAAATCTTATGTCAAGAACACTTAGAAGTTGCTATGGTGAAAGTTAA